Proteins from one Listeria innocua genomic window:
- a CDS encoding lmo2826 family MFS transporter, whose amino-acid sequence MENKTRLWTKDYVFLLLGSVLLYIGFMVFMPTLPARIIELGGTQMEASLAVGLFSIVALLMRAIAGSWNDKFGPKVLIIAGFLILILTTVNFYWSTAVAALLILRLFHGAGWGIGTTSIATGVSKLVPPSRTGEGIGFYGLTTALGMSLAPIIAILIMNYFSFDVLVTFSLVLMVFILLLMTQVKIPKSEKIVHQKMKLFEKTALLPAGLCLLMAIPLGGIQTFMMVYGTEIGISTTWVYFIGQAIMVLISRLFAGRLYDTKGHRFVIIPGALSMIIGILILSFATGAISLFVASLFFGLGYGMAQPALQALAVDRAAPHNKGTANGTFLSGMDIGMAVGSFGLSIVATYYNYAIMYRTAIIALVIFFVVYWLTLGRKVKNS is encoded by the coding sequence TTGGAAAATAAGACAAGACTTTGGACGAAGGACTACGTATTTTTATTATTAGGCAGTGTGCTTTTATATATTGGGTTTATGGTGTTTATGCCGACGTTACCAGCTCGAATTATTGAACTTGGCGGAACACAAATGGAAGCTAGTTTAGCGGTAGGGCTATTTTCAATTGTCGCCTTACTTATGCGGGCGATTGCTGGAAGTTGGAACGATAAATTTGGACCTAAAGTATTAATTATTGCAGGTTTTTTGATTTTAATTTTAACGACTGTGAACTTTTATTGGTCGACGGCGGTTGCGGCTTTGCTTATATTACGGCTTTTTCACGGGGCTGGCTGGGGTATCGGCACGACGTCAATTGCGACAGGGGTATCTAAATTAGTACCGCCGAGCAGAACGGGAGAAGGAATTGGCTTTTATGGGCTTACGACTGCGCTTGGAATGTCACTAGCGCCAATTATTGCTATTTTAATCATGAATTATTTTTCTTTTGATGTTTTAGTGACTTTTTCGCTTGTTTTGATGGTATTTATTTTACTTTTAATGACACAAGTGAAGATTCCAAAATCAGAAAAGATCGTCCATCAAAAAATGAAATTGTTCGAGAAAACGGCGCTACTTCCGGCAGGGCTATGCTTGCTAATGGCTATTCCGCTTGGTGGTATTCAGACGTTTATGATGGTATACGGGACAGAAATTGGGATTTCGACAACGTGGGTTTATTTTATTGGGCAAGCAATTATGGTGCTTATTAGTCGTTTGTTTGCCGGGCGCCTTTATGATACAAAAGGACATCGTTTTGTTATTATTCCGGGTGCGCTATCCATGATTATTGGAATATTAATTCTTTCTTTTGCAACCGGAGCGATCAGCTTATTTGTCGCATCACTTTTTTTTGGACTAGGTTACGGGATGGCACAACCGGCACTCCAAGCACTTGCTGTTGACCGAGCTGCGCCACATAACAAAGGAACTGCGAACGGTACTTTTCTTTCAGGAATGGACATTGGGATGGCTGTTGGTAGTTTTGGTTTAAGTATTGTGGCGACTTACTACAATTATGCTATTATGTACCGCACAGCAATTATTGCGCTTGTCATATTTTTTGTGGTTTATTGGTTAACTTTAGGGCGAAAAGTGAAAAATAGCTAA
- a CDS encoding MarR family winged helix-turn-helix transcriptional regulator encodes MRGYYDEISFDVNTTAKKMHLFLMRSIASYDVTPEQWSVLEGIEANEPISQKEIALWTKKDTPTVNRIVDVLLRKELIVREISTEDRRISLLSLTDKGRKETTELRDIVEASCEKMFAGVTRTDLEQFTAILKNISTNIE; translated from the coding sequence ATGCGCGGATATTATGATGAAATCTCATTTGATGTGAATACGACTGCGAAGAAAATGCACTTATTTTTGATGCGTTCTATTGCAAGCTATGATGTAACGCCTGAGCAGTGGTCAGTTTTGGAGGGGATTGAGGCCAACGAACCGATTTCTCAAAAAGAAATTGCGCTTTGGACAAAAAAAGACACGCCCACAGTGAACCGGATTGTCGACGTTTTGCTTCGAAAAGAGCTTATTGTGAGGGAAATTAGCACAGAAGATAGACGAATTTCGCTTTTGTCATTAACGGATAAAGGGCGAAAAGAAACGACAGAACTTCGGGATATTGTGGAGGCGAGTTGTGAAAAAATGTTTGCTGGGGTTACTCGCACGGATTTGGAGCAATTCACGGCTATTTTAAAGAACATTTCTACTAATATAGAGTAA
- the serC gene encoding 3-phosphoserine/phosphohydroxythreonine transaminase yields MERVYNFSAGPAVLPVPVLEKVQRELLSYNGSGMSVMELSHRSELFQNIIDDAESLIRELMGIPENYKVLFLQGGASLQFDMVPMNLANGKKAVYVNTGSWAKKAISEAKKIQGVEVEVIASSEDRNFSYIPEIPTVSTDAAYLHVTTNNTIEGTAMFDVPDSAVPVVADMSSNILSSVYDVKKFGLIYAGAQKNIGPAGLTLVIVREDLIGQVEGLPSMLDFKVQAENGSMYNTPPTFAVYVAKLVFEWIKEQGGVAGIEALNRKKAALLYDYIDQSDFFSSPVEPSARSLTNIPFVTNSAEFDKAFVKEAEANGFKNLKGHRSVGGMRASLYNAFPIEGVEALIAFMEKFANARKGGEVRV; encoded by the coding sequence GTGGAACGTGTTTATAATTTTTCGGCAGGTCCGGCAGTTTTACCAGTACCGGTACTTGAAAAGGTTCAAAGGGAGCTACTCTCTTATAATGGTTCAGGAATGTCAGTAATGGAGCTGAGTCATAGGTCAGAATTATTTCAAAACATCATAGACGATGCGGAGAGTTTAATTCGAGAATTGATGGGGATTCCAGAAAATTACAAAGTACTATTTTTGCAAGGTGGCGCGAGTTTGCAGTTTGATATGGTGCCGATGAATCTTGCAAATGGTAAAAAAGCAGTCTATGTAAACACTGGATCTTGGGCGAAGAAAGCAATTTCTGAAGCTAAAAAAATTCAGGGTGTTGAGGTGGAAGTAATTGCCTCATCGGAAGACCGTAATTTCAGCTATATTCCTGAAATTCCTACAGTTTCAACTGATGCTGCTTACTTACATGTAACAACAAATAATACAATCGAAGGAACAGCAATGTTTGATGTGCCAGACTCAGCTGTCCCGGTCGTTGCAGATATGTCCTCTAATATTTTATCAAGCGTTTATGATGTGAAAAAATTCGGTTTGATTTATGCAGGAGCGCAAAAGAACATTGGTCCTGCTGGGTTAACGCTTGTCATCGTGCGTGAAGATTTAATCGGACAAGTAGAGGGACTTCCTTCTATGTTAGATTTTAAAGTACAGGCCGAAAATGGTTCCATGTACAACACACCACCAACTTTTGCTGTTTATGTAGCAAAATTAGTATTCGAATGGATTAAAGAACAAGGTGGCGTTGCTGGAATTGAAGCGTTAAATCGCAAAAAAGCGGCATTATTATATGATTATATTGATCAATCGGATTTCTTTTCTTCACCGGTCGAGCCTTCTGCAAGATCGCTCACGAATATTCCTTTTGTGACGAATTCTGCAGAGTTTGATAAAGCTTTTGTTAAAGAAGCTGAAGCAAATGGTTTTAAAAACTTGAAAGGACATCGCTCCGTGGGCGGTATGCGAGCAAGTCTTTACAATGCATTTCCAATTGAAGGGGTAGAAGCATTAATCGCCTTTATGGAAAAATTTGCCAATGCAAGAAAAGGGGGAGAAGTACGTGTTTAA